From a single Streptomyces sp. NBC_01264 genomic region:
- a CDS encoding SDR family NAD(P)-dependent oxidoreductase gives MNEKSCLVTGAASGIGRATALLLARSGARVTASDVNGPGLDALRAQLAGEGHEVTVVTGDVSDPRSNRAMVEAATGAYGRLDVAVANAGVLPLSDVRETSPEDWDRVMAIDGRGMFLTCKYAIEAMLLQPRPGGALVCVSSISGVAGQARQAAYGPAKFVASGLTKHLAVEWAARGIRVNAVAPGTIRTERVLALTDEPGGPEYLEEIAAAHPMGRLGEPEEVARAIAFLTSDAASFVTGAILPVDGGYLAR, from the coding sequence ATGAACGAGAAGTCTTGTCTGGTGACCGGAGCCGCGAGCGGCATCGGCCGGGCGACGGCCCTGCTGCTGGCCCGCTCCGGCGCCCGGGTGACCGCGTCCGACGTCAACGGCCCCGGCCTGGACGCCTTGCGCGCCCAGCTGGCCGGCGAGGGCCACGAGGTCACCGTGGTGACCGGTGACGTGTCCGATCCACGGTCCAACCGCGCGATGGTGGAGGCCGCGACCGGCGCGTACGGACGGCTCGACGTCGCCGTCGCGAACGCCGGAGTGCTCCCTCTTTCGGATGTACGGGAGACCAGCCCCGAGGACTGGGACCGCGTCATGGCCATCGACGGCCGGGGCATGTTCCTGACCTGCAAGTACGCCATCGAGGCGATGCTCCTGCAGCCGCGGCCCGGCGGGGCGCTGGTCTGCGTGTCCTCGATCTCGGGGGTGGCCGGGCAGGCGCGCCAGGCCGCTTACGGGCCGGCGAAGTTCGTGGCCTCGGGGCTGACCAAGCACCTCGCGGTGGAGTGGGCGGCGCGGGGGATCCGGGTCAACGCCGTGGCACCCGGGACCATCCGTACGGAGCGGGTGCTGGCGCTGACGGACGAGCCGGGCGGGCCCGAGTACCTGGAGGAGATCGCCGCGGCTCACCCGATGGGCCGGCTCGGCGAACCGGAGGAGGTGGCCCGCGCCATCGCCTTCCTGACGTCGGACGCGGCCTCGTTCGTGACGGGCGCCATCCTGCCGGTGGACGGCGGCTACCTGGCGCGCTGA
- a CDS encoding YcxB family protein produces the protein MDTTDQAVELYYSAARRDVREVLRWRAVRAPGGRVQLLVWLVLVPLAPLTLIVVQHGRGTDPAGLAFAAGVGVVLGAACLCLDLWRLARRMYRWASKHPEYRCVIAEREVRNHRPDGTAAVYAWARYTGWTETRNLFVFVHGNGDLAWLPKRAALVPADLDRLRAILGRNLRRL, from the coding sequence ATGGACACGACCGACCAGGCGGTGGAGCTGTACTACTCCGCAGCCCGCCGCGATGTACGGGAAGTGCTGCGCTGGCGCGCCGTCAGGGCGCCCGGGGGGCGCGTGCAACTGCTGGTGTGGCTGGTACTGGTCCCCTTGGCGCCGCTCACGCTGATCGTGGTCCAGCACGGTCGGGGGACGGACCCGGCCGGCCTGGCCTTCGCCGCCGGGGTGGGGGTGGTCCTGGGCGCAGCCTGCCTCTGCCTGGACCTGTGGCGGCTGGCCCGCCGGATGTACCGCTGGGCCTCGAAGCACCCCGAGTACCGGTGCGTGATCGCCGAGCGGGAGGTGCGCAACCACCGGCCCGACGGGACGGCGGCCGTGTACGCGTGGGCCCGGTACACCGGCTGGACCGAGACCCGGAACCTGTTCGTCTTCGTCCACGGCAACGGGGACCTGGCCTGGCTGCCGAAGCGGGCAGCCCTGGTGCCGGCCGATCTCGACCGGCTGCGGGCGATCCTGGGCCGGAACCTGCGCAGGCTCTAG
- the leuA gene encoding 2-isopropylmalate synthase: protein MSQHTFVGRPTPITNATHTQKPSGMPIHKYGSYEQVDIPDRTWPEARVTKAPRWLSTDLRDGNQSLIDPMTPARKREMFDLLVRMGYKEIEVGFPSSGETDFNFVRSIIEEGAIPDDVTISVLTQAREDLIERTVESLVGAKRATVHLYNATAPTFRRVVFRGSKEQIKQIAVDGTRLVMEYADKLLGDDTVFGYQYSPEIFTDTELDFALEVCEAVCDVWQPSEGREIILNLPATVERSTPSTHADRFEWMARNLTRREHICISVHPHNDRGTAVAAAELALMAGADRIEGCLFGQGERTGNVDLITLGMNLFSQGIDPQIDFSQIDEIRRTSEYCNQMEVHPRHPYAGDLVYTAFSGSHQDAIKKGFDAMEADAAAKGVTVDDIEWAVPYLPIDPKDVGRSYEAVIRVNSQSGKGGIAYVLKNDHKLDLPRRMQIEFSRIIQAKTDSEGGEVTPTAIWNVFQDEYLPNPENPWGRVQLRSGQTTTDKDGTDTLTVEAVVDGAETVLDGTGNGPISAFFDALAGIGIDARLLDYTEHTMSEGASAVAASYIECAIDGRVLWGIGIDANTTRASLKAVISAVNRAGR, encoded by the coding sequence ATGAGCCAGCACACTTTTGTCGGTCGCCCCACGCCCATCACGAACGCGACCCACACCCAGAAGCCCTCCGGGATGCCCATCCACAAGTACGGCTCGTACGAGCAGGTGGACATCCCCGACCGCACCTGGCCCGAGGCCCGCGTCACCAAGGCGCCCCGCTGGCTGTCCACGGACCTGCGCGACGGCAACCAGTCGCTGATCGACCCGATGACCCCCGCCCGCAAGCGCGAGATGTTCGACCTGCTGGTGCGCATGGGCTACAAGGAGATCGAGGTCGGCTTCCCGTCCTCCGGTGAGACCGACTTCAACTTCGTGCGCTCCATCATCGAAGAGGGCGCGATCCCGGACGACGTGACCATCTCCGTACTGACCCAGGCCCGCGAGGACCTGATCGAGCGGACCGTGGAGTCGCTGGTCGGCGCCAAGCGCGCCACCGTGCACCTGTACAACGCGACCGCGCCCACCTTCCGCCGGGTCGTCTTCCGCGGCTCGAAGGAGCAGATCAAGCAGATCGCCGTCGACGGCACCCGCCTGGTCATGGAGTACGCGGACAAGCTGCTGGGCGACGACACCGTCTTCGGCTACCAGTACAGCCCGGAGATCTTCACGGACACCGAGCTGGACTTCGCCCTGGAGGTCTGCGAGGCCGTCTGTGACGTGTGGCAGCCGTCCGAGGGCCGCGAGATCATCCTGAACCTGCCCGCCACCGTGGAGCGCTCGACGCCCTCCACCCACGCGGACCGCTTCGAGTGGATGGCCCGCAACCTGACCCGCCGCGAGCACATCTGCATCTCCGTGCACCCGCACAACGACCGCGGCACCGCCGTGGCGGCCGCCGAGCTGGCCCTGATGGCCGGCGCCGACCGCATCGAGGGCTGCCTGTTCGGGCAGGGCGAGCGCACCGGCAACGTCGACCTGATCACGCTGGGCATGAACCTGTTCTCGCAGGGCATCGACCCGCAGATCGACTTCTCGCAGATCGACGAGATCCGTCGCACCAGCGAGTACTGCAACCAGATGGAAGTCCACCCGCGCCACCCCTATGCGGGCGACCTCGTCTACACCGCCTTCTCCGGCTCCCACCAGGACGCCATCAAGAAGGGCTTCGACGCCATGGAGGCCGACGCGGCCGCCAAGGGCGTCACCGTCGACGACATCGAGTGGGCGGTCCCGTACCTGCCCATCGACCCGAAGGACGTCGGCCGCTCCTACGAGGCGGTCATCCGGGTCAACTCGCAGTCCGGCAAGGGCGGCATCGCGTACGTCCTGAAGAACGACCACAAGCTGGACCTGCCGCGCCGCATGCAGATCGAGTTCTCGCGGATCATCCAGGCCAAGACCGACTCCGAGGGCGGCGAGGTCACCCCGACCGCGATCTGGAACGTCTTCCAGGACGAGTACCTGCCCAACCCCGAGAACCCGTGGGGACGCGTCCAGCTGCGCTCCGGCCAGACCACCACCGACAAGGACGGCACCGACACGCTGACCGTCGAGGCGGTCGTGGACGGCGCGGAGACCGTGCTGGACGGCACCGGCAACGGTCCCATCTCGGCCTTCTTCGACGCCCTGGCCGGCATCGGCATCGACGCCCGCCTGCTGGACTACACCGAGCACACGATGAGCGAGGGCGCCTCCGCCGTCGCCGCCTCGTACATCGAGTGCGCGATCGACGGCCGCGTCCTGTGGGGCATCGGCATCGACGCGAACACCACCCGCGCCTCCCTGAAGGCGGTCATCTCCGCCGTCAACCGCGCGGGCCGCTGA
- a CDS encoding solute carrier family 23 protein, producing MARVAAPLSATGKQSTHPVDEVLPLPKLALYGFQHVLAFYAGAVIVPIIVGGALGLSTEQLVYLINADLFTCGIASIIQAWGIGRVGARLPLIQGVTFTAVSPMIAIGLGAGGGTAGLLVIYGAVITAGIATFAFAWLPPQGLPHDHAALPAGRHRHGDHRPRHRADPGRPERRRGRPRQPRLR from the coding sequence ATGGCACGTGTCGCCGCACCGCTTTCCGCCACCGGAAAGCAGAGCACGCACCCGGTCGACGAGGTGCTCCCCCTCCCCAAGCTCGCGCTGTACGGCTTCCAGCACGTACTCGCGTTCTACGCCGGTGCGGTGATCGTTCCGATCATCGTCGGTGGCGCCCTCGGGCTCTCCACCGAGCAGCTGGTCTACCTGATCAATGCCGACCTCTTCACCTGCGGTATCGCCTCGATCATCCAGGCATGGGGCATCGGCAGGGTCGGCGCACGGCTGCCCCTGATCCAGGGCGTCACCTTCACCGCGGTGTCCCCGATGATCGCCATCGGTCTCGGAGCGGGCGGCGGGACGGCGGGCCTGCTCGTCATCTACGGCGCGGTCATCACGGCCGGCATCGCCACCTTCGCCTTCGCCTGGCTGCCCCCCCAAGGCCTTCCGCACGATCATGCGGCTCTTCCCGCCGGTCGTCACCGGCACGGTGATCACCGTCCTCGGCATCGTGCTGATCCCGGTCGGCCTGAACGACGCCGCGGGCGGCCTCGGCAGCCCCGACTTCGGTGA
- a CDS encoding Fur family transcriptional regulator codes for MATAPGEMNTAPVRGRSTRQRAAVAAALDEVDEFRSAQELHDMLKHRGDSVGLTTVYRTLQSLADAGEVDVLRTSDGESVYRRCSTGDHHHHLVCRKCGKAVEVEGPAVEKWAESIAAEHGFVNVAHTVEIFGTCADCAAAGA; via the coding sequence GTGGCGACTGCGCCTGGCGAGATGAACACCGCGCCAGTACGAGGACGATCCACCCGACAGCGGGCCGCCGTCGCGGCGGCGCTGGACGAGGTGGACGAGTTCCGCAGCGCCCAGGAACTCCACGACATGCTCAAGCACCGTGGCGATTCCGTGGGCCTGACCACCGTCTACCGCACCCTGCAGTCCCTCGCGGACGCCGGCGAGGTCGACGTGCTGCGCACCAGTGACGGCGAGTCCGTCTACCGGCGCTGCTCCACCGGGGACCACCACCACCACCTGGTCTGCCGCAAGTGCGGCAAGGCCGTCGAGGTGGAGGGCCCGGCGGTGGAGAAGTGGGCGGAGAGCATCGCCGCCGAGCACGGCTTCGTGAACGTCGCCCACACGGTGGAGATCTTCGGCACCTGCGCGGACTGCGCGGCGGCGGGCGCCTAG
- a CDS encoding protealysin inhibitor emfourin: MRIQVVRTGGFAGIERRGEVDTSCLPDADEWQALAQLALRPVPPGDPADRVRDGFSYRITVDGRTVLCQEPNLSEAQRSLISRVLKEGA; this comes from the coding sequence ATGCGGATTCAGGTGGTGCGGACGGGCGGCTTCGCGGGGATCGAGCGGCGGGGCGAGGTGGACACCTCGTGCCTGCCCGACGCGGACGAGTGGCAGGCGCTGGCCCAGCTGGCCCTGCGGCCCGTTCCGCCGGGGGATCCGGCGGACCGAGTCCGGGACGGATTCTCGTACCGGATCACGGTGGACGGGCGGACGGTGCTCTGCCAGGAGCCGAACCTGTCGGAGGCCCAGCGCTCGCTGATCTCGCGCGTGCTGAAAGAAGGTGCCTGA
- a CDS encoding TerB family tellurite resistance protein → MLPVRGGDGRKLTVWGIRTTWSTVGDGEFFCPDCGGDRNYRRRTGRRRFTVLGVPVLPRGQAGPVVECQGCRERFGTEVLDHLTTTRFSALLRDAVHTVTLAVLAAGGTASRSALEAAVGAVRSAGFQDCSEEQLESLVEGLAAEEGRLGLYDGPDCYGAALSIELHEALEPLAPHLAGPGRESILLQGARVALADGPYIPAEREVLATVGAALRIDADEVARLLSAVRAP, encoded by the coding sequence GTGCTGCCAGTTCGGGGTGGGGACGGCCGGAAGCTGACGGTCTGGGGTATCCGCACCACCTGGAGCACCGTGGGGGACGGGGAGTTCTTCTGCCCCGACTGCGGTGGCGACCGCAACTACCGCCGGCGCACGGGGCGCCGCCGGTTCACCGTCCTCGGGGTGCCGGTGCTGCCCCGCGGGCAGGCGGGTCCCGTCGTCGAGTGCCAGGGCTGCCGCGAGCGCTTCGGCACCGAGGTCCTGGACCACCTCACCACCACCCGCTTCTCCGCGCTGCTGCGCGACGCCGTGCACACCGTGACCCTGGCCGTGCTGGCCGCCGGCGGAACGGCCTCGCGCAGCGCGCTGGAGGCCGCCGTGGGCGCCGTACGGTCCGCCGGGTTCCAGGACTGCTCCGAGGAGCAGTTGGAGTCCCTGGTCGAGGGGCTGGCCGCCGAGGAGGGCAGGCTCGGGCTCTACGACGGCCCCGACTGCTACGGCGCCGCGCTCTCGATCGAGCTGCACGAGGCCCTGGAGCCGCTGGCCCCGCACCTGGCCGGCCCGGGCCGCGAATCGATCCTGCTGCAGGGCGCGCGCGTGGCCCTGGCCGACGGCCCGTACATCCCCGCGGAGCGCGAGGTGCTGGCGACCGTGGGCGCGGCGCTGCGGATCGACGCGGACGAGGTCGCACGGCTGCTGTCGGCGGTCCGGGCGCCGTAG
- a CDS encoding nucleobase:cation symporter-2 family protein yields MRLFPPVVTGTVITVLGIVLIPVGLNDAAGGLGSPDFGDPKHFAYAGGTMLFILILMKLGKPFLNSISILLGLVGGTAVAFLLGDAKFGNVGNSDWIGITTPFYYGAPKFEWFPIVLMLIVMLITMVETTGDTYAVGDIVGKDIDSETVARALRADGAATALGGVLNSFPYVAFAENVGLVRMTKVKSRFVVVAAGVFMIVLGMIPKAAAIVAAVPHGVLGGAATVMFAMVALAGIQTLAKVDLKEEKNALVVGVSLAFALLPATVPVLFKDHMDADLSSLLNSGVTLGATAAIVLNLIFNGLGKDGAHDAPPADPLLAAAPASDAPAADGDEPTAAIPAQSGEGEPAPAPTA; encoded by the coding sequence ATGCGGCTCTTCCCGCCGGTCGTCACCGGCACGGTGATCACCGTCCTCGGCATCGTGCTGATCCCGGTCGGCCTGAACGACGCCGCGGGCGGCCTCGGCAGCCCCGACTTCGGTGATCCGAAGCACTTCGCCTACGCCGGCGGCACGATGCTCTTCATCCTGATCCTGATGAAGCTCGGCAAGCCGTTCCTCAACAGCATCTCGATCCTGCTCGGCCTGGTCGGCGGCACCGCCGTCGCCTTCCTGCTCGGCGACGCCAAGTTCGGCAACGTCGGCAACTCCGACTGGATCGGCATCACCACGCCGTTCTACTACGGTGCGCCGAAGTTCGAGTGGTTCCCGATCGTGCTGATGCTCATCGTCATGCTGATCACCATGGTCGAGACCACCGGTGACACCTACGCCGTCGGTGACATCGTCGGCAAGGACATCGACAGCGAGACCGTGGCCCGCGCCCTGCGTGCCGACGGTGCCGCGACCGCCCTCGGCGGTGTCCTGAACTCCTTCCCGTACGTGGCCTTCGCCGAGAACGTCGGCCTGGTCCGCATGACGAAGGTCAAGAGCCGCTTCGTCGTGGTCGCCGCGGGCGTCTTCATGATCGTGCTCGGCATGATCCCCAAGGCCGCCGCGATCGTCGCCGCCGTTCCGCACGGAGTGCTCGGCGGCGCCGCGACCGTGATGTTCGCGATGGTGGCCCTGGCGGGCATCCAGACCCTCGCCAAGGTCGACCTCAAGGAGGAGAAGAACGCGCTCGTCGTGGGCGTCTCCCTGGCCTTCGCGCTGCTCCCCGCCACCGTCCCGGTCCTCTTCAAGGACCACATGGACGCGGACCTCTCCTCGCTCCTCAACAGCGGTGTGACGCTCGGTGCCACGGCCGCGATCGTCCTGAACCTGATCTTCAACGGTCTGGGCAAGGACGGTGCGCACGACGCCCCGCCGGCCGACCCCCTGCTGGCCGCCGCCCCCGCGTCCGACGCTCCGGCGGCGGACGGCGACGAGCCGACGGCAGCCATCCCGGCCCAGTCGGGCGAGGGCGAGCCCGCCCCGGCACCGACCGCCTGA
- a CDS encoding metal ABC transporter permease: protein MDLLDYAFMQRALIAAALVGITAPAIGTYLVQRRQAIMGDGIGHVAMTGVALGFLLNTSPVWMATLVAVIGAVGMELIRSRGKTSGDIALAMLFYGGMAGGVMIINLAPGGSTANLTSYLFGSITTVSAEDTITATVLAVFVIAVTVGLRRQLFAVCQDEEFARVTGLPVRFLNLLMAVTAAVTVTVAMRIVGLLLVSAMMVIPVAAAQRVTRGFTATLGLAMLIGVLVSLSGTAATYYVNAPSGGAIVLLAIAVFIVMSAVSTPLARRRARAARAAEEVCTRDDVKV, encoded by the coding sequence ATGGACCTCCTCGACTACGCCTTCATGCAGCGGGCCCTGATCGCCGCCGCCCTCGTCGGCATCACGGCCCCCGCGATCGGCACGTACCTGGTGCAGCGCCGGCAGGCCATCATGGGCGACGGCATCGGGCACGTGGCCATGACCGGTGTCGCACTCGGCTTCCTGCTCAACACCAGCCCGGTCTGGATGGCCACCCTGGTCGCCGTCATCGGCGCGGTCGGCATGGAGCTGATCCGCTCCCGCGGCAAGACCAGCGGGGACATCGCGCTCGCCATGCTCTTCTACGGCGGCATGGCCGGCGGCGTCATGATCATCAATCTGGCTCCGGGCGGCTCCACGGCCAACCTGACCAGCTACCTGTTCGGGTCCATCACGACCGTCTCGGCCGAGGACACCATCACCGCCACGGTCCTCGCCGTGTTCGTCATCGCGGTCACCGTCGGCCTGCGCCGCCAGCTGTTCGCGGTCTGCCAGGACGAGGAGTTCGCCCGGGTCACCGGCCTGCCGGTGCGCTTCCTGAACCTGCTGATGGCGGTCACGGCCGCCGTCACCGTGACCGTCGCGATGCGCATCGTCGGCCTGCTGCTGGTCAGCGCGATGATGGTGATCCCCGTCGCCGCCGCCCAGCGCGTCACCCGGGGCTTCACCGCCACCCTCGGCCTGGCCATGCTGATCGGCGTCCTGGTCTCGCTCTCCGGAACGGCCGCGACCTACTACGTCAACGCGCCCTCCGGGGGTGCCATCGTGCTGCTCGCCATCGCCGTGTTCATCGTCATGTCGGCGGTGTCCACCCCCCTGGCCCGGCGCCGGGCCAGGGCCGCCCGCGCCGCCGAGGAAGTCTGTACGCGGGACGACGTAAAGGTGTGA
- a CDS encoding M4 family metallopeptidase: MDAFFAPRHPVFCTVVPPHLLDKIARSEDPARAAAARRTLELDASHRVRRLMAVLPPAGETPSENPERTIYDAQHRTRLPGTKVRGEGEDAGQDASVNRAYAGLGATFELFFKAFGRHSIDDAGLPLNASVHYDRLYNNAFWDGSQMVFGDGDGDLFLDFTVSVDVIGHELAHGVTQHTADLEYYGQSGALNESMSDVFGSLIKQYSLDQTAGDADWLIGAGLLGPSVDSGFALRSMKAPGTAYEDDELGKDPQPATMDDYVRTSRDNGGVHINSGIPNHAFYLVATELGGKAWERAGRIWYDTLTGGELGPKADFARFAALTTAAAVTRYGDGGAEHQALQKAWSAVGLG, translated from the coding sequence ATGGATGCCTTCTTCGCCCCCCGCCACCCCGTCTTCTGCACCGTGGTGCCGCCGCACCTCCTGGACAAGATCGCCCGGTCCGAGGACCCCGCCCGGGCCGCCGCCGCCCGGCGGACCCTCGAGCTGGACGCCTCCCACCGGGTGCGGCGGCTGATGGCGGTGCTCCCGCCCGCCGGGGAAACACCGTCCGAGAACCCCGAGCGGACCATCTACGACGCCCAGCACCGGACCCGGCTGCCCGGGACGAAGGTGCGCGGCGAGGGTGAGGACGCCGGCCAGGACGCCAGCGTCAACCGCGCCTACGCCGGGCTCGGGGCCACCTTCGAGCTCTTCTTCAAGGCCTTCGGCCGCCACTCCATCGACGACGCCGGCCTGCCGCTGAACGCCAGCGTCCATTACGACCGGCTGTACAACAACGCCTTCTGGGACGGCAGCCAGATGGTGTTCGGCGACGGCGACGGCGACCTCTTCCTCGACTTCACCGTCTCCGTGGACGTCATCGGGCACGAACTGGCCCACGGCGTCACCCAGCACACCGCCGATCTGGAGTACTACGGCCAGTCCGGCGCGCTCAACGAGTCCATGTCCGATGTCTTCGGCTCCCTCATCAAGCAGTACTCCCTGGACCAGACGGCCGGGGACGCCGACTGGCTGATCGGTGCCGGGCTGCTCGGGCCCTCCGTGGACAGCGGATTCGCCCTGCGGTCGATGAAGGCGCCCGGGACGGCGTACGAGGACGACGAGCTCGGCAAGGACCCGCAGCCCGCGACGATGGACGACTACGTCCGCACCTCCCGCGACAACGGCGGGGTGCACATCAACTCCGGCATCCCCAACCACGCCTTCTACCTCGTGGCCACCGAGCTCGGCGGCAAGGCCTGGGAGCGGGCCGGGCGGATCTGGTACGACACCCTGACCGGCGGGGAGCTGGGCCCGAAGGCGGACTTCGCCCGGTTCGCCGCCCTGACGACCGCCGCGGCCGTCACCCGGTACGGCGACGGCGGCGCGGAACACCAGGCGCTGCAGAAGGCGTGGTCGGCGGTCGGCTTGGGTTAG
- the recO gene encoding DNA repair protein RecO has protein sequence MSLFRDDGIVLRTQKLGEADRIITLLTRGHGRVRAVARGVRRTKSKFGAGLEPFSHADVQFFSRSGELIGRSLPLCTQTQIIAPYGNGIVTDYARYTAGTAMLETAERFTDHEGEPAVQQYLLLVGALRTLSRGEHAPHLILDAFLLRSLAVNGYAPSFDDCAKCGIHGPNRHFSVAAGGVICGDCRVPGSVVPSSEAIALLSALLTGDWGHADACEARHVREGSGLVSAYLHWHLERGLRSLRYVEK, from the coding sequence ATGAGTCTGTTCCGCGACGACGGCATCGTGCTGCGCACCCAGAAGCTGGGTGAGGCGGACCGCATCATCACGCTCCTGACCCGGGGCCACGGCCGGGTCCGGGCCGTCGCCCGCGGCGTGCGGCGCACCAAGTCCAAGTTCGGCGCCGGGCTGGAACCTTTCTCCCACGCCGACGTGCAGTTCTTCTCGCGCAGCGGGGAACTGATCGGCCGCAGTCTGCCGCTCTGCACGCAGACCCAGATCATCGCCCCGTACGGCAACGGCATCGTCACCGACTACGCCCGCTACACCGCCGGCACCGCGATGCTGGAGACCGCCGAGCGGTTCACCGACCACGAGGGCGAGCCCGCCGTACAGCAGTACCTGCTGCTCGTCGGCGCCCTGCGCACCCTCTCGCGCGGCGAACACGCCCCCCACCTCATCCTCGACGCCTTCCTGCTGCGCTCCCTCGCCGTCAACGGCTACGCGCCCAGCTTCGACGACTGCGCGAAGTGCGGGATCCACGGCCCCAACCGGCACTTCTCCGTCGCCGCGGGCGGAGTCATATGCGGCGACTGCCGCGTCCCCGGCAGCGTCGTACCCTCGTCGGAGGCCATCGCCCTGCTCAGCGCGCTGCTGACGGGTGACTGGGGGCATGCCGACGCGTGCGAGGCGCGTCACGTGCGGGAGGGCAGCGGGCTGGTCTCGGCCTACTTGCACTGGCATCTGGAGCGCGGGCTACGCTCGCTTCGGTACGTCGAGAAATAG
- a CDS encoding GNAT family N-acetyltransferase — MITPSDHLPELERYYDAAPRAGGARAEDFGPLTLFVQEGEGWPYYARPALGGARAEGVSVADMERVLARQRELKVPEAFEWVAETTPSLRAAAEAAGLTVHAHPLMVLDPAAVRLPAHPDVRVLGAADPLLRPAVTVPMLAFAAPGTAVGEAGPAELAIAERDPASEGRRIRVAGMIESGRTALAAAVRDGAVLCSGQYIPVGDVAEVVGVGTLPSARRQGLALAVTAALVADALDRGARTVFLSAGDEDVARLYARLGFRSAGTALIADRPL, encoded by the coding sequence ATGATCACCCCTTCCGACCACCTGCCCGAGCTTGAGCGCTACTACGACGCGGCCCCCCGGGCCGGCGGGGCGCGGGCCGAGGACTTCGGCCCGCTGACCCTGTTCGTCCAGGAGGGCGAGGGCTGGCCCTACTACGCGCGGCCCGCCCTCGGCGGCGCCCGCGCCGAGGGCGTCTCGGTGGCCGACATGGAGCGGGTGCTGGCCCGGCAGCGGGAGCTGAAGGTACCCGAGGCCTTCGAGTGGGTGGCCGAAACCACCCCCTCCCTACGGGCCGCCGCGGAGGCGGCCGGGCTGACCGTGCACGCGCATCCGCTGATGGTGCTCGACCCCGCGGCGGTACGGCTCCCCGCGCATCCGGACGTACGCGTACTCGGCGCGGCCGACCCGCTGCTACGCCCGGCCGTGACGGTGCCGATGCTGGCCTTCGCCGCTCCCGGCACGGCCGTGGGCGAGGCGGGCCCGGCTGAACTGGCGATCGCGGAGCGGGACCCGGCCTCGGAGGGCCGCCGGATCCGGGTCGCCGGGATGATCGAGTCGGGCCGCACCGCCCTGGCGGCGGCCGTGCGCGACGGCGCGGTCCTGTGCTCCGGCCAGTACATCCCGGTCGGCGACGTCGCCGAGGTGGTCGGTGTCGGCACCCTCCCCTCGGCCCGCCGCCAGGGCCTGGCCCTCGCGGTGACGGCCGCCCTGGTCGCCGACGCCCTGGACCGCGGAGCCCGCACGGTCTTCCTCTCGGCGGGCGACGAGGACGTGGCCCGCCTCTACGCCCGCCTCGGCTTCCGCTCCGCGGGCACGGCCCTGATCGCGGACCGGCCGCTGTGA
- a CDS encoding isoprenyl transferase, giving the protein MARRGILGRSRREYKVPEPHPSGERPPKIPGELVPNHVAIVMDGNGRWAKERGLPRTEGHKVGEGVVLDVLKGCLEMGVKNLSLYAFSTENWKRSPDEVRFLMNFNRDVIRRRRDEMNELGIRIRWVGRMPKMWKSVVQELQVAQEQTVDNDAMTLYFCVNYGGRAEIADAAQAIARDVAAGKLDPSKVNEKTFAKYIYYPDMPDVDLFLRPSGEQRTSNYLIWQSAYAEMVFQDTLWPDFDRRDLWAACYEYAQRDRRFGGAVPNQGEGSAG; this is encoded by the coding sequence ATGGCACGACGCGGGATTCTGGGGCGCTCTCGCCGCGAGTACAAGGTTCCCGAGCCGCACCCCTCCGGTGAGCGTCCGCCGAAGATCCCCGGCGAGCTCGTCCCGAACCACGTCGCGATCGTCATGGACGGCAACGGCCGCTGGGCCAAGGAGCGCGGGCTGCCGCGCACCGAGGGCCACAAGGTGGGCGAGGGCGTCGTACTCGACGTGCTCAAGGGCTGCCTGGAGATGGGCGTCAAGAACCTCTCCCTGTACGCCTTCTCGACGGAGAACTGGAAGCGCTCGCCCGACGAGGTGCGCTTCCTCATGAACTTCAACCGCGACGTCATCCGGCGCCGCCGCGACGAGATGAACGAGCTGGGCATCCGCATCCGCTGGGTCGGCCGCATGCCGAAGATGTGGAAGTCGGTCGTCCAGGAGCTCCAGGTCGCACAGGAGCAGACCGTCGACAACGACGCGATGACCCTCTACTTCTGCGTCAACTACGGCGGCCGCGCCGAGATCGCGGACGCGGCGCAGGCGATCGCGCGCGACGTGGCGGCGGGGAAGCTGGACCCGTCGAAAGTCAACGAGAAGACCTTCGCGAAGTACATCTACTACCCGGACATGCCGGACGTGGACCTCTTCCTGCGCCCGAGCGGCGAGCAGCGCACCTCCAACTACCTGATCTGGCAGAGCGCGTACGCCGAGATGGTGTTCCAGGACACCCTGTGGCCCGACTTCGACCGCCGCGACCTGTGGGCGGCCTGCTACGAGTACGCCCAGCGCGACCGCCGCTTCGGCGGCGCCGTCCCGAACCAGGGCGAGGGATCCGCCGGCTGA